A window from Zingiber officinale cultivar Zhangliang chromosome 7A, Zo_v1.1, whole genome shotgun sequence encodes these proteins:
- the LOC122000246 gene encoding non-specific lipid-transfer protein 1-like — protein MARSLALVVVLVFIALLAGFQADAAVTCGQVASDLRPCIPYVTGQVSALPPACCNGVKGLNSAAQTTADRRAACNCIRSQASGISGLQPNRLSGLPGSCGVHLPFPISASTDCSSVS, from the exons ATGGCTCGATCCCTTGCCTTGGTGGTGGTACTCGTGTTCATCGCCCTCCTGGCAGGGTTCCAAGCCGACGCCGCAGTCACCTGTGGCCAAGTGGCCTCTGACCTGCGGCCGTGCATTCCCTACGTGACCGGTCAGGTGTCGGCGCTGCCTCCAGCCTGCTGTAACGGGGTGAAGGGCCTGAATAGCGCCGCGCAAACCACCGCCGACCGCCGTGCGGCGTGCAATTGCATCCGCTCACAGGCATCTGGAATCTCCGGCCTCCAGCCCAACCGCCTTTCCGGGCTCCCCGGCAGCTGCGGCGTCCACCTCCCATTCCCCATTAGTGCCTCCACTGATTGCTCCAG TGTGAGCTGA